The following coding sequences lie in one Candidatus Edwardsbacteria bacterium RifOxyA12_full_54_48 genomic window:
- a CDS encoding 30S ribosomal protein S13, which produces MARIAGVDLPREKRIEVGLTYIFGIGPTSAKKILSAGKVDPNKRVKDLTEDEVGRLRSIIEAEHKVEGTKRTEVALSIKRLMEIGCYRGLRHRRGLPVRGQRTKTNARTRKGPKKAGVVKKKAPPKK; this is translated from the coding sequence GTGGCCAGAATTGCTGGTGTTGATCTTCCCCGCGAGAAGCGGATAGAGGTAGGGTTAACCTATATTTTCGGTATCGGCCCGACTTCCGCCAAGAAGATACTTTCGGCAGGCAAGGTCGATCCCAATAAAAGGGTCAAGGATCTCACCGAGGACGAGGTGGGTCGGCTACGTTCCATCATCGAGGCCGAGCACAAGGTGGAGGGCACCAAGCGGACCGAGGTGGCTCTGTCGATCAAGCGCCTGATGGAGATCGGCTGCTACCGGGGCCTCCGGCACCGCCGGGGACTGCCGGTGAGGGGCCAGCGCACCAAGACCAACGCCCGGACCAGGAAAGGGCCCAAGAAGGCCGGGGTGGTCAAGAAGAAGGCCCCGCCCAAGAAGTAA
- a CDS encoding type I methionyl aminopeptidase, with the protein MIIINSSSDISRIREAGKIIAGLWDVFKKSVAPGISTLELDDLACDFIRQRGGECAFKGYRNYPANLCISINHEVVHGIPRADRKLKSGDLVGIDVGVRKAGFIADAARSYLVGDSPSPEALKLMAVTRQSLELGIEQARAGHKVTDISKAVQRTAENAGFSVVRELCGHGVGASLHQEPEIPNYFRPGHSPELKAGMSLAIEPMINTGGGEVKFLSDGWTVVTRDGSLSAHFEDTVIVTDGDPEIVTR; encoded by the coding sequence ATGATAATCATCAACAGCAGCTCCGATATCTCCCGGATCAGGGAGGCCGGCAAGATAATCGCCGGTCTGTGGGATGTTTTTAAAAAATCCGTTGCCCCGGGCATATCAACCCTGGAGCTGGATGACCTGGCCTGCGATTTCATCAGGCAGCGGGGCGGCGAATGCGCCTTCAAGGGCTACCGCAACTATCCTGCCAACCTGTGCATCTCCATAAATCACGAGGTGGTCCACGGCATACCCCGGGCCGATCGGAAACTGAAATCAGGCGACCTGGTGGGGATAGACGTGGGGGTCCGCAAAGCGGGCTTTATCGCCGACGCCGCCCGGAGCTACCTGGTGGGCGACAGCCCCTCGCCGGAGGCCTTGAAGCTGATGGCGGTGACCCGGCAGTCGCTGGAGCTGGGGATCGAGCAGGCCCGGGCCGGCCACAAGGTCACCGACATCTCCAAGGCCGTCCAGCGGACGGCAGAGAACGCCGGATTTTCGGTGGTGCGGGAGCTGTGCGGCCACGGGGTGGGGGCCAGCCTCCACCAGGAGCCGGAGATCCCCAATTATTTCCGGCCCGGCCACAGCCCGGAGCTCAAGGCCGGGATGTCGCTGGCCATCGAGCCGATGATCAACACCGGGGGGGGCGAGGTGAAATTCCTGTCCGACGGCTGGACGGTGGTGACCAGGGACGGCAGCCTGTCGGCCCATTTTGAGGACACGGTGATAGTCACCGACGGAGACCCGGAGATAGTCACCAGATAG
- a CDS encoding 50S ribosomal protein L6 — protein MSRVGKKPINLPQGVKAEIKAGSVKVTGPKGSIEQPFHPNIKVALEGDKLTVSRSSDDKFDRALHGLTRALLANAVTGVSQGFQKVLQVYGIGYKAVIEPKGLTLSLGYSHTVFLPKPDGIDFEIQDQPLLKVKDKTYQTSIVVKGINRQTVGEVAAAIRQFRKPEPYQGKGIRYQDEVVRRKAGKAAAGAGG, from the coding sequence GTGTCTCGGGTTGGAAAAAAACCAATAAACTTGCCCCAGGGGGTGAAGGCCGAAATAAAAGCCGGCTCGGTCAAAGTGACCGGCCCCAAGGGATCCATAGAACAGCCCTTCCACCCCAACATCAAGGTGGCGCTGGAGGGCGACAAATTGACGGTGTCCCGGAGCAGCGACGATAAGTTCGACCGGGCTTTGCACGGATTGACCCGGGCCCTGCTGGCCAACGCGGTCACCGGGGTGAGCCAGGGTTTCCAGAAAGTGCTGCAGGTATACGGGATCGGCTACAAGGCGGTGATAGAGCCCAAGGGCCTGACCCTGTCGCTGGGATATTCCCACACCGTCTTCCTGCCCAAGCCGGACGGCATAGATTTTGAGATCCAGGACCAGCCGCTGCTGAAGGTCAAGGACAAGACCTATCAGACCAGCATCGTGGTCAAGGGCATCAATCGCCAGACGGTGGGGGAGGTGGCGGCCGCCATCAGGCAGTTCCGCAAGCCGGAGCCCTACCAGGGCAAGGGGATCCGCTACCAGGATGAGGTCGTCCGCCGCAAGGCCGGCAAGGCCGCTGCGGGGGCCGGCGGGTAA
- a CDS encoding 30S ribosomal protein S11 → MAEDKKSQKKKEKKIESAGIAHIQSTFNNTIVTITDKNGNVIAWASAGKAGFKGSRKSTPFAAQVAAESCAKVALGLGMQRVEAWVKGPGGGRESAIRSLQAAGLNISVIRDVTPVPHNGCRAPKRRRV, encoded by the coding sequence ATGGCTGAGGATAAAAAAAGCCAAAAGAAAAAAGAGAAGAAGATAGAGTCGGCCGGGATAGCCCATATCCAGTCGACCTTCAACAATACCATCGTCACCATTACCGACAAGAACGGCAACGTGATCGCCTGGGCCTCGGCCGGCAAGGCCGGGTTCAAGGGGTCCCGCAAATCCACCCCCTTTGCTGCCCAGGTGGCCGCCGAGAGCTGCGCCAAGGTCGCCCTGGGGTTGGGCATGCAGCGGGTGGAGGCCTGGGTCAAGGGCCCCGGCGGCGGACGGGAATCGGCCATCCGCTCTTTGCAGGCGGCCGGACTCAACATCAGCGTCATCCGGGATGTCACCCCGGTGCCGCACAACGGCTGCCGGGCCCCCAAGAGGAGGCGGGTCTAA
- a CDS encoding 50S ribosomal protein L5, with the protein MARLREKYTKEVKPALVKKFGYKSVMQAPRLEKVVVNMGLGEGTQDPKLVEAAAKDLGTITGQKPSIRKAKKSIATFKLRAGVPIGAMVTLRGNIMYEFIDRLLNVAIPRIRDFRGVPTRSFDGRGNYTLGVKEQIIFPEINYDKIVKVFGMDITIVTTAKTDEEAKELLRLMGMPFQQK; encoded by the coding sequence ATGGCAAGATTAAGAGAGAAATACACCAAGGAAGTCAAGCCGGCCCTGGTCAAAAAATTCGGATACAAGAGCGTGATGCAGGCCCCCCGCCTGGAGAAGGTGGTGGTCAACATGGGCTTGGGCGAGGGCACCCAGGATCCCAAGCTGGTGGAGGCCGCCGCCAAGGATCTGGGCACCATCACCGGCCAGAAGCCCTCCATCCGCAAAGCCAAGAAATCCATCGCCACCTTCAAGCTGCGGGCCGGGGTGCCCATCGGCGCCATGGTGACCCTGCGGGGCAATATCATGTACGAATTTATCGACCGGCTGCTCAACGTGGCCATTCCCCGTATCCGCGACTTCCGGGGCGTGCCCACCAGGTCGTTTGACGGCCGGGGCAACTACACCCTGGGGGTCAAGGAGCAGATCATCTTTCCCGAGATCAACTACGACAAGATCGTCAAAGTTTTCGGCATGGACATCACCATCGTCACCACCGCCAAGACCGACGAGGAGGCCAAGGAACTGCTGCGCCTGATGGGCATGCCGTTCCAGCAGAAGTAG
- a CDS encoding 30S ribosomal protein S4 yields the protein MARYTDARCKLCRREGTKLFLKGERCNSAKCAFEKRSYPPGERGKEINRKPSGYAIHLREKQKVRRIYGILERQFRGYFDKASRMKGVTGENLLSLLERRMDNVVFRMGMAPSRSAARQLVGHKHFLVNDKVVNIPSYLIKPGDVIKVKDKSKENIIIKESLDKNKSRALVSWLKYEPATMSGSLLNVPTRDTIGLPINEQLIIELYSK from the coding sequence ATGGCCAGATATACGGACGCTAGATGCAAACTGTGCCGCCGCGAGGGCACCAAGCTGTTTTTGAAGGGCGAGCGCTGCAATTCCGCCAAATGCGCCTTTGAGAAGAGGAGCTATCCTCCGGGCGAGCGCGGCAAAGAGATCAACCGGAAGCCTTCGGGCTATGCCATCCATCTCCGGGAAAAGCAGAAGGTGCGCCGCATCTACGGCATCCTGGAACGCCAGTTCCGGGGATACTTTGACAAGGCCTCCCGCATGAAGGGGGTCACCGGCGAGAACCTGCTGTCGCTGCTGGAGAGGCGGATGGACAACGTGGTCTTCCGGATGGGGATGGCCCCCTCCCGCTCGGCCGCCCGCCAGCTGGTGGGCCACAAGCATTTCCTGGTGAACGATAAGGTGGTGAACATCCCCTCCTACCTGATCAAGCCGGGGGACGTGATCAAGGTCAAGGACAAGAGCAAAGAGAACATCATCATCAAGGAATCTCTGGATAAGAATAAAAGCCGAGCCCTGGTCTCCTGGCTGAAGTACGAGCCGGCCACCATGAGCGGCAGCCTGCTTAACGTGCCGACCCGGGACACCATCGGATTGCCGATCAACGAGCAGTTGATCATCGAGCTCTATTCCAAGTAG
- a CDS encoding translation initiation factor IF-1, whose amino-acid sequence MAKQEGIQVEGTVVENLPNATFRVELPNGHKILAHISGKMRMHFIKILPGDKVTVELSPYDLTRGRIVYRFK is encoded by the coding sequence ATGGCCAAACAGGAAGGGATACAGGTAGAAGGAACGGTGGTGGAGAATCTTCCCAACGCCACCTTCAGAGTGGAACTGCCCAATGGTCATAAGATACTGGCCCATATCTCCGGGAAGATGAGGATGCATTTCATCAAGATCCTTCCCGGTGACAAGGTGACGGTGGAGCTTTCTCCTTACGACCTGACCCGGGGCCGGATAGTATACCGTTTCAAGTAA
- the rpsN gene encoding 30S ribosomal protein S14 (located in the peptidyl transferase center and involved in assembly of 30S ribosome subunit; similar to what is observed with proteins L31 and L33, some proteins in this family contain CXXC motifs that are involved in zinc binding; if two copies are present in a genome, then the duplicated copy appears to have lost the zinc-binding motif and is instead regulated by zinc; the proteins in this group appear to contain the zinc-binding motif) encodes MARKAMIEKAARPKYQVRQHNRCNRCGRSRAYYRDFGLCRICLRELILRGEVPGLTKASW; translated from the coding sequence ATGGCCAGAAAGGCTATGATCGAAAAGGCTGCCAGGCCAAAATATCAGGTGAGACAGCATAATCGCTGCAACCGCTGCGGCCGCTCCCGTGCATATTACCGGGATTTCGGCTTATGCCGCATCTGCCTGAGGGAACTGATACTGCGGGGCGAGGTCCCGGGCCTGACCAAAGCCAGCTGGTAA
- a CDS encoding 50S ribosomal protein L15 yields the protein MNLNDIRPAKGSVKNSKRRGCGTGSGHGGTSTRGHKGQKSRAGSGAKVPAWFEGGQMPLQRRLPKRGFTPLKRRIYQLVDISSLAKISGAKEIDPAYLAKKGLIKSTQKPVKILGKGELKNALTVKASAFSEGARKSIKAAGGKAEVA from the coding sequence ATGAATCTTAACGATATCAGGCCGGCCAAGGGCTCGGTCAAGAACAGCAAGCGGCGAGGCTGCGGGACCGGCTCCGGACACGGCGGCACCTCCACCCGGGGGCACAAGGGGCAGAAATCACGGGCCGGCTCGGGGGCCAAGGTCCCGGCCTGGTTCGAGGGCGGCCAGATGCCGCTGCAGCGCCGGCTTCCCAAGCGGGGCTTCACCCCGCTGAAGAGAAGGATCTATCAGCTGGTGGACATCTCCTCCTTGGCCAAGATCTCCGGGGCCAAGGAGATCGATCCGGCCTACCTGGCCAAGAAAGGGCTGATCAAAAGCACCCAGAAGCCGGTCAAGATCCTGGGCAAAGGCGAACTCAAGAACGCCCTGACCGTCAAGGCCAGCGCCTTCTCCGAAGGGGCCCGGAAATCTATAAAAGCCGCCGGGGGCAAGGCCGAGGTAGCCTAG
- a CDS encoding 50S ribosomal protein L24: MKIKKSDSVIVIAGNDKGKKGKVLKILPDKGRAIVEGVNFIKRHTKPRKQGEKSGILEKEAAINLTNLMVVCTKCDKGVRVGIRTLADGKRARVCKSCGEMLDKE, encoded by the coding sequence ATGAAGATCAAAAAAAGCGACAGCGTCATAGTAATAGCCGGCAATGACAAGGGCAAGAAGGGAAAGGTCCTGAAGATTTTGCCGGATAAGGGACGGGCCATCGTGGAGGGGGTTAATTTCATCAAGCGCCATACCAAGCCCCGCAAACAGGGCGAGAAGAGCGGGATCTTGGAGAAGGAGGCGGCCATAAACCTCACCAACCTGATGGTGGTCTGCACCAAGTGCGACAAGGGGGTCAGGGTGGGCATCCGGACCCTGGCCGATGGCAAGCGGGCCCGGGTCTGCAAGTCCTGCGGCGAGATGCTGGACAAAGAATAG
- a CDS encoding preprotein translocase subunit SecY, whose product MFEKIKNIFNIPELRRRILFTMALLVVYRIGGHLPTAGIDTQVLAEFFRAQRGTLFGMYDLFVGGNLSRATIFALGIMPYITSSIIMQLMGAVIPFLEKLQREGEQGRKKINQYTRYATVGLALVQSYGISLFLESLAPNGIPVVPNPGLGFKLITAITMTAGTIFVMWLGEQITERGIGNGISMIIFIGCLDAIPSDLLNTYTSLKGGAIGIIPLVLIGILMILVTASVVLMTQGARKIPVQYAKRVVGRKVYGGQSTYIPLGFNTAGVIPIIFAQSVLSFPMTLGTFIKGEWAQNLTAMFSPGAFLYNLIYGLMIIFFAYFYTAIVINPGDMADNMKKYGGFIPGIRPGSKTAEYIERILTRITLPGAIFYALIAVLPTILMRSAHIPFYFGGTTLLIIVGVALDTLQQIESHLLMRHYEGFIKKGKISGRSGRM is encoded by the coding sequence ATGTTTGAAAAGATAAAAAATATATTCAATATCCCGGAGCTCAGGAGAAGGATCCTTTTCACCATGGCCCTGCTGGTGGTCTACCGGATCGGCGGGCACCTGCCCACCGCCGGCATCGACACCCAGGTCCTGGCCGAATTCTTCCGGGCCCAGCGGGGCACCCTGTTCGGGATGTATGACCTGTTCGTGGGCGGAAACCTGAGCCGGGCCACCATCTTCGCCTTGGGGATCATGCCCTACATTACCTCCTCCATCATCATGCAGCTGATGGGCGCGGTGATCCCCTTCCTGGAGAAACTGCAGAGGGAGGGCGAGCAGGGCCGCAAGAAGATCAACCAGTACACCCGCTACGCCACGGTGGGCCTGGCCCTGGTCCAGTCCTACGGCATCTCGCTGTTCCTGGAGAGCCTGGCCCCCAACGGGATCCCGGTGGTCCCCAACCCCGGCTTAGGCTTCAAACTGATAACCGCCATCACCATGACCGCCGGCACCATCTTCGTGATGTGGCTGGGGGAGCAGATCACCGAGCGGGGCATCGGCAACGGCATATCCATGATCATTTTCATCGGCTGTTTGGATGCCATCCCCAGCGACCTGCTGAACACCTACACCTCACTAAAGGGCGGGGCCATCGGCATCATCCCCCTGGTCCTGATCGGGATCCTGATGATCCTGGTCACGGCCTCGGTGGTGCTGATGACCCAGGGGGCCCGGAAGATCCCAGTGCAATATGCCAAGCGGGTGGTGGGCCGGAAGGTTTACGGCGGGCAGAGCACCTACATCCCGCTGGGCTTCAACACCGCCGGGGTGATCCCCATCATCTTCGCCCAGAGCGTGCTGTCCTTCCCCATGACCCTGGGGACCTTCATCAAGGGGGAGTGGGCCCAGAACCTGACCGCCATGTTCTCGCCGGGGGCCTTTCTCTACAACCTGATCTACGGGCTGATGATCATCTTCTTTGCCTATTTCTACACCGCCATCGTCATCAACCCGGGCGACATGGCCGACAACATGAAAAAGTACGGCGGGTTCATCCCCGGCATCAGGCCGGGCTCCAAGACCGCCGAATATATCGAGCGGATCCTTACCCGGATCACCCTGCCGGGAGCCATATTCTACGCCCTGATCGCAGTGCTGCCCACCATTCTGATGAGGTCCGCCCACATCCCGTTCTACTTCGGCGGCACCACATTGCTGATCATCGTGGGGGTGGCCCTGGACACCCTGCAGCAGATCGAATCCCACCTGCTGATGAGACATTATGAAGGCTTTATAAAGAAGGGCAAGATCTCCGGCCGGTCCGGAAGGATGTAG
- a CDS encoding 50S ribosomal protein L30 yields MSKTKKLRITQVHSTIDRTEKQKKIVRSLGIRKLYHTVEQNDTPQIRGMVKKIEHLLKVEEITEGAK; encoded by the coding sequence GTGTCAAAAACAAAGAAGCTAAGAATAACCCAGGTCCATTCCACCATCGACCGCACCGAGAAGCAGAAGAAGATCGTCCGATCGCTGGGCATCAGAAAACTCTACCATACGGTGGAGCAGAACGATACCCCCCAGATCAGGGGGATGGTCAAAAAGATCGAGCACCTGCTGAAAGTGGAAGAGATCACCGAAGGAGCCAAGTAA
- a CDS encoding 30S ribosomal protein S8 yields MSMTDPIADMLTRIRNAGKAKLKKVDIPSSKMKLGITKILMKERLISNFKYITDNRQNIIRVYIRYDDKGSHFIKGLKRVSTPGLRVYAPGDKVPKVKSGTGLAIISTSQGLMKDKDARKSGVGGEVVCYIW; encoded by the coding sequence ATGTCGATGACCGATCCCATTGCCGATATGCTGACCAGGATCCGAAATGCGGGCAAAGCCAAACTAAAGAAGGTGGACATCCCGTCATCCAAGATGAAGCTGGGGATCACCAAGATCCTGATGAAGGAGCGCCTGATCTCCAACTTCAAATATATCACCGACAACCGGCAGAATATCATCCGGGTCTACATTAGATACGATGATAAGGGCAGCCATTTCATCAAGGGGCTGAAAAGGGTCAGCACCCCCGGCCTGAGGGTCTACGCCCCCGGGGACAAAGTGCCCAAGGTGAAAAGCGGAACCGGCCTGGCCATTATCTCTACCTCCCAGGGCCTGATGAAGGACAAGGATGCCCGCAAGAGCGGGGTGGGCGGTGAAGTAGTCTGTTACATCTGGTAA
- a CDS encoding adenylate kinase, with protein MRIVLFGAPGSGKGTQAAFISRDRRIPHISTGDMLREAARNGTEVGLKARSFMDRGALVPDQVMIEVVAQRLEKDDAQKGFLLDGFPRTVEQAEKLDEILKLRGMSIDVVLWLEVDDRELVKRLTSRRTCPGCGAIYNLLFQAPKIPDRCDKCGSALDQRVDDQPATAKKRLEVYQQQTSPLKDYYLSRGILKKIDGAKTPDQVYSSLKETLWSGRK; from the coding sequence ATGAGAATAGTCCTGTTCGGGGCCCCGGGCTCCGGCAAGGGAACCCAGGCGGCTTTCATCAGCCGGGATCGCAGGATACCGCATATCTCCACCGGCGACATGCTCAGGGAGGCCGCCAGGAACGGGACGGAGGTGGGGTTAAAGGCCAGATCCTTCATGGACCGCGGGGCTTTGGTGCCGGACCAGGTGATGATCGAGGTGGTGGCCCAGCGGCTGGAAAAGGATGACGCCCAAAAAGGATTTTTACTGGATGGCTTCCCCCGGACGGTGGAACAGGCCGAAAAGCTGGATGAGATCCTAAAGCTCCGGGGGATGAGCATCGATGTTGTTCTCTGGCTGGAGGTGGACGACCGGGAGCTGGTGAAAAGACTGACCTCCCGCCGGACCTGCCCCGGATGCGGGGCGATCTACAACCTTCTGTTCCAGGCCCCCAAAATCCCGGACAGATGCGATAAATGCGGATCGGCCCTGGACCAAAGGGTGGACGACCAGCCGGCCACCGCAAAAAAAAGGCTGGAGGTTTACCAACAGCAGACCTCCCCGCTGAAGGATTATTACCTCTCGCGCGGCATCCTCAAAAAGATAGACGGCGCTAAAACCCCCGATCAAGTATACAGTTCTTTAAAAGAAACCCTGTGGTCCGGGCGGAAATGA
- a CDS encoding 50S ribosomal protein L36 has protein sequence MKVRASIKKICEHCKMIRRKGVLRIICKNPRHKQRQG, from the coding sequence ATGAAAGTAAGGGCTTCGATAAAAAAGATCTGCGAACACTGCAAAATGATCCGCCGCAAGGGGGTCTTAAGGATCATCTGCAAGAACCCCCGCCATAAGCAGAGGCAGGGCTAG
- a CDS encoding 50S ribosomal protein L18, giving the protein MSDKAKQIRDARIRRHIRIRRKVRGTGERPRLCVFRSSKHIYAQIIDDFNHKTLASTGRLEHTDSGKIAESKLVGQRIAKLAMDKGITQVIFDRGGYIYHGRVKALAEAAREAGLKF; this is encoded by the coding sequence ATGTCAGATAAAGCAAAACAGATCAGAGATGCCAGGATCAGGCGTCACATCAGAATTCGCCGCAAGGTCAGGGGGACCGGGGAGCGTCCCCGGCTGTGTGTGTTCCGCAGTTCCAAACACATCTATGCCCAGATCATCGACGATTTCAACCACAAGACCCTGGCCTCCACCGGGCGGCTGGAGCATACCGACAGCGGCAAGATAGCCGAGAGCAAGTTGGTGGGCCAAAGGATCGCCAAACTGGCCATGGACAAGGGGATCACCCAGGTGATCTTCGACCGAGGGGGATACATCTACCACGGCCGGGTCAAGGCCTTGGCCGAAGCAGCCAGAGAAGCAGGTTTAAAATTCTAA
- a CDS encoding 30S ribosomal protein S5 translates to MAKVNLNSLGDIKEQVVHINRVAKVVKGGKRFGFTALVTVGDGNGHVGIGKGKAREVSEAIRKATEDAKKSISHYSIADGKIPYQVLGKYGASQVVLRPAGPGTGVIAGNVVRSVLEACGVTDILTKSLGSNNPHNLVKATLNGLKQLRLPQDIMAERFKDKEAKPAAKPVEIKPAEAVPAEAKPEAPAQ, encoded by the coding sequence TTGGCAAAGGTAAACTTAAATTCCCTGGGCGATATCAAAGAGCAGGTGGTGCACATCAACCGGGTGGCCAAGGTGGTCAAAGGCGGCAAGCGCTTTGGCTTTACGGCCCTGGTGACGGTGGGCGACGGCAACGGACATGTGGGCATCGGCAAGGGAAAGGCCCGCGAAGTGTCGGAGGCCATCCGCAAGGCCACCGAGGATGCCAAGAAGAGCATCTCCCACTACTCCATCGCCGACGGCAAGATCCCCTATCAGGTCCTGGGAAAATACGGCGCCAGCCAGGTGGTCCTGCGCCCCGCCGGGCCGGGCACCGGAGTGATAGCCGGCAATGTGGTCCGCTCGGTGCTGGAGGCCTGCGGGGTCACCGACATTCTGACCAAGAGCCTGGGCTCCAACAATCCCCATAACCTGGTCAAGGCCACCCTGAACGGCCTGAAGCAGCTGCGCCTGCCCCAGGATATCATGGCCGAGAGGTTCAAGGATAAGGAGGCCAAGCCCGCCGCCAAACCGGTTGAAATCAAGCCGGCCGAAGCCGTTCCGGCCGAAGCCAAGCCGGAAGCGCCGGCCCAGTAG